TTCTGGGGACCTCCCCACTCCAGTGCTTCCAGCCGTGTGCTCGTCGGTCCCACAGGACTGATATTCCTGCTTGTGCTTCCGCTCGTTCCTGCTGGTTCCCCAGGGcagtgacgtgtgccagccaggcctGCCCCACCCAGCGCCCGGCAGGCACCTGGCGGGCCTGCAGGGGCCCTTTGCTGCCCTAGCTTTGGGCTGATTCTGCAGTGCATGCTGAGTTAAACTTTTCAAagcctctttttctgttttagggAAAGTGAATCATCGCATTCGCCCCGTGGAAGTAAGAGGACTTGGGCTGGAAGCATGTGGTGCATCCTTCGAGGCTGGAGGCGAGGGAGCCTGGGTCCATGGGGAGCCCTGGGGCAGCACTGGCCCCGGGGCATCCGTGCTCTGGCCAGTGAGCGCCCCCGGATTAGGGGTGAGTACAGCCACGTGGTGGTGGGTGCGGGCTCCGCTGGCTGCGTGCTGGCCGGCCGGCTCACAGAGGATCCCGACAAGCGAGTGCTGCTGCTGGAGGCCGGGCCCAAGGATGTGTTTGCGGGGAGCAAGCGGCTCCTGTGGAAGATCCACATGCCCGCAGCCCTCGTGGCCAACCTGTGCGATGACAGGTACAACTGGTGCTACCACACGGAGCCGCAGCCGGGCCTGGACGGCCGCGTGCTGTACTGGCCACGTGGCCGGGTCTGGGGCGGCTCGTCGTCGCTCAATGCCATGGTCTACATCCGTGGGCACGCCGAGGACTACGAGCGCTGGCAGCGGGAGGGCGCGGCGGGCTGGGACTACGCGCACTGCCTGCCCTACTTCCGCAAGGCGCAGGCGCACGAGCTGGGTGCCGGGAGGTACCGCGGCGGCGACGGCCCCCTGCGGGTGTCCCGGGGCAAGAGCGGCCACCCGCTGCACCGCGCGTTCCTGGAGGCGGCGCAGGAGGCCGGCTACCCCCTCACCGAGGACATGAACGGCTTCCAGCAAGAGGGCTTCGGCTGGATGGATATGACCATCCACGAAGGTAGCGCGAGGCCTCCGATTCCCCATCTCCCAGGTTCCTTCTCTAAAAACGAAACGCTGCTCTATCACAGTCCCgaccctcctgcccccacctGTCATGGTCAGTAAGTGTGGACAGACTGGGACTGGTTTGAGGTGGAGGGGATATGACAGATTACACTGGCGACAGGCCACAGAATACCATTCAAAGCCAATGAGAAGTGACTCGGAGATGGTGACCCCTTGGGCATCCTCTGGTCCCTGTTGGTGTGGAATGAAGAGGCAGCTCTCCGGCCACACAGCCCCAAGTTTTAAAGCCTTACAGATGGGcatactgaggcacagagcagtgacGGGTCTTGCAGCAGGGCAGAGGCAAGGCCCGGGTGGACCCAGGGCTCTCATTATCGGCCACTCCTGGTCTCTGTCGTCCTGTCAAGGGTGAGGGATGTTTTCCCACCTGCATCCAGGGGCCCCAGGTAGATGTGGATGTCAGTTGGACAGGGTATTTTGGTCTCAGCCTTCCTTTGAAGGCAGAACTTGCACAGTCAGGGGAAGGGCGAATTCCCTCTTTCTGCAGTCCTTCCCTACCTCCCCCTCCACGATAGGTGCCTAGGGAACAGGCTGGGGCTGTGACTGATCTCCTTGCTCTGTCCTGCAGGCAAGCGCTGGAGCACGGCCTGTGCGTACCTGCACCCGGCACTGAGCCGCCCCACCCTCACGGCTGAGACCCAGACATTTGTGAGCAGGGTGCTGTTTGAAGGTACCCGTGCAGTGGGTGTGGAGTACATCAAGAACGGCCAGAGCCACAGGGTGAGTGAATGACCACCACATGGGCAGCTCACATGGCAGGGAGGGAGTGGGCAGTGACCCCGTGGTCATGCTCAGTCAGTGTGGGTGGGTAGGAGTCATGTCCTTGTCTCCATCAACATGATGATAAGGAGTGAGCGGCTGGTGGCAACAGCCTGAAAGACTGTCCCCAGGAGGTGGTGGcctggcagaggtgaggaagcccCAGTCTAGCCACCTGCACAGGGCCCATGGTGCCCGGGCATGAGTGCCCCCGTGAACCTCTTTCTGCTGTTGCCTTCCACACTTGTCCAGAAATTGATAGGTTTATATCAGAGGCTTTAAAAACCGTACCTGTGATCACACTCCCTACTTCTGCACTGTGCTGTTTTCCACTTAGGGGCATGTGGGGATTGTTCTGCATCCCACGTGAAGATCTCGCTCACCATGTGCTTTATTTAAACTGCTTGTTTGAGTGCCTGCTTccatttatctcatttaagctCTACAGTCCTGTTTTTAAGACCATCGTTACTGTCAGGCTGTTGCAGAATACATCAGAGTGTGAACCACGCTTGATTTATGATCACACACACCCACAGCTGCACGTGTGGGCTACTGTCACCTAGTGGCGCCCTGAGCATCCTCTTCcttgctctggagcctgtgggcAGGATCCCCACCCACCATGTGGGTGCGTCATGCCAAGGCCGTATTCTTGGGGTTCTGACTGGCTTTTCTGGGAAAGTGTGAGCTGCCTGGCCCCTCGCCTCTTCCAGGCTTTCGCCAGCAAGGAGGTGATCCTGAGTGGAGGTGCTATCAACTCTCCGCAGCTGCTCATGCTGTCGGGCGTGGGCAATGCAGATGACCTCAAGCAACTGGGCATCCCGGTGGTGTGCCACCTTCCTGGTGAGCTCCCTTCCCCACTGCGCCCCAGAGGTGTCCCtgttaaataaaagttattatactttattagcatggagtggggaggggacaggagtcAGGGCTCCTCAGAACTGTCACATTGTTCCCGCGAGCCTGAGGTCCCCCAGGCCTCGCTGGACTCCTACCCCCAGCGAAACCCCAAGCTTTTGTGTcgttttcctcccttccccagacATCCCATCCCTCTCAGCAGCGAGGCACCTCTAGCAGGGAGCATCTGCCTGTACAGCCCACTGGGCCAGGCTCAGGCAGGTCAACAGGGCAGCCGTGTGGCAAGAGGGGTCCGGGCCCTTGTGTTTTCCATCCTCAGGACACACCAGCTACCCTGACATGCTGTTCATGTTCAGGTGGTTCTCCCAGgcctaatatttatttcatagacTGTTTCTGATGCCCTTTGGAGCCTGTCTCTGTCCCTCTTGCCCTCTCTTATAACTCAAGCTCCCAGAGCTTGAAGCTTTATCATAAGAGGTCTTTGAAAGTGCTGGTCCATGACAGTGACCCGCCCAGTGTCCCGTTGAACTTGGATGAGCTCATGCTGGGTCTGCACAGCATGACAGgcctgcttccctccttccccaggccaGGGGTGAGGGTGCAGGGTCAGCCATTCTGGGACAGCTCACTGAGTGGTGCCGGCTGGAGGCGTGGGCACTGCCCCGGTGGAGGGTGCTGGCTTAGCAGGAAGGCACCTGGATGGTTACAGGTGCTGCCCTGGGAGCGAGTGTCAAGGGCAGGCAGCTTTGGCAGCATCTGAGAGGGCCAGACATGGCTGGGAGTGAGGGAGTGGTGTCCCTGGGAATGAGCAGGAGCTGGCCTGGCAGATAAGTGGgtggaggaaaagttttcaaaacCAGGGGATGTTGAGAGGCCAGCTAAGCCCCTTTGGGAGACATTTTCCTAACCACCCCCTCTGGTTTCAGGAGTTGGCCAGAACCTCCAAGACCACCTGGAGATATACATCCAGCAGGCGTGCACCTCCCCCATCACCCTCCACTCAGCACAAAAGCCCCTGAGGAAGGTCCGGATTGGCCTGGAGTGGCTCTGGAAGTTCACAGGTGGGTGTGCTCATCCATGATTTTGGGAGAGATGTTCTGTGGGCAGCACAGCCTCCCTCCTGAGGTGCTTAGCCCAGGCTGTGGCTCCAGATTGCTGGTTCAAAGCTGAGCTATGCCATTTAtttcagctctctgagcctcagttttcccatctgcaaaatggggatatgCCGTTCCTGTGTGGCAGGTTGGTGTGAGGACCAGACGCGATACACAGGGCTTGCCCGGGGTGACTCTGCAGGGGCTGGGTGCTGCCCTTCCTGATGGATGGATAGGGAGGGCCTCATCCTGGACACTGCCTGGGGCCCAAGGGGCCAggagaaaatgcagagaaaggGCACTTGGTGCTGGACTACAGCTTCTGTTTCTCAGCATTTTCCGTGCGGTTTCTAGCTGGGTCTCAGAGTACTGAGTTTGGCCAGGAAGTAGTGCTTCGAAATCTTATTCACTCAGCATGCATTTCTCGCACACCTACCGTGTGCTGTGCTACATGGTGAGAAGTGCTAATGAGGCAGGTTTTCTTAGGGAGTTTACGCTCTAGTGGAGACAATGGAAGGAAACTAAGTAAACATGCTAAGTTTTAAGT
This genomic interval from Lagenorhynchus albirostris chromosome 10, mLagAlb1.1, whole genome shotgun sequence contains the following:
- the CHDH gene encoding choline dehydrogenase, mitochondrial, producing the protein MWCILRGWRRGSLGPWGALGQHWPRGIRALASERPRIRGEYSHVVVGAGSAGCVLAGRLTEDPDKRVLLLEAGPKDVFAGSKRLLWKIHMPAALVANLCDDRYNWCYHTEPQPGLDGRVLYWPRGRVWGGSSSLNAMVYIRGHAEDYERWQREGAAGWDYAHCLPYFRKAQAHELGAGRYRGGDGPLRVSRGKSGHPLHRAFLEAAQEAGYPLTEDMNGFQQEGFGWMDMTIHEGKRWSTACAYLHPALSRPTLTAETQTFVSRVLFEGTRAVGVEYIKNGQSHRAFASKEVILSGGAINSPQLLMLSGVGNADDLKQLGIPVVCHLPGVGQNLQDHLEIYIQQACTSPITLHSAQKPLRKVRIGLEWLWKFTGDGATAHLETGGFIRSQPGVPHPDIQFHFLPSQVIDHGRVPPQQEAYQVHVGTMRGTSVGWLKLRSANPHDHPVIQPNYLSTETDIDDFRRCVRLTREIFAQKALAPFRGRELQPGSHVQSDEEIDAFVRAKADSAYHPSCTCKMGQPSDPMAVVDPQTRVLGVENLRVVDASIMPSVVSGNLNAPTIMIAEKAADIIKGRPALRDEAVPVYKPRTLATQR